One window of the Solanum stenotomum isolate F172 chromosome 11, ASM1918654v1, whole genome shotgun sequence genome contains the following:
- the LOC125844250 gene encoding putative disease resistance RPP13-like protein 1 isoform X2 — translation MEIGLEVGGAFLSSALNVLFDRLAPHGDLLNMFQKHKDHVQLLHKLEDILLGLQIVLSDAENKQASNRHVSQWFNKLQNAVDGAENLIEQVNYEALRLKVEGQHQNLAETSNKQVSDLNLCLTDEFFLNIKEKLEETIETLEVLEKQIGRLGLKEHFGSTKQETRTPSTSLVDDSDIFGRKNDIEDLIDRLLSEDASEKKLTVVPIVGMGGLGKTTLAKAVYNDERVQKHFVLKAWFCVSEAYDAFRITKGLLQEIGSTDLKVDDNLNQLQVKLKERLKGKKFLLVLDDVWNDNYNEWDDLRNVFVQGDIGSKIIVTTRKESVALIMGNEQISMDNLSTEASWSLFKRHAFENMDPMGHPELEEVGKQIAAKCKGLPLALKTLAGMLRSKSEVEEWKRILRSEIWELPHNDVLPALMLSYNDLPAHLKRCFSYCAIFPKDYPFRKEQVIHLWIANGLVRQEDEIIQDSGNQYFLELRSRSLFERVPNPSEGNIENLFLMHDLVNDLAQIASSKLCIRLEESKGSHMLEKSRHLSYSMGYGDFEKLTPLYKLEQLRTLLPTCISVNDCYHPLSKRVLLNILPRLRSLRVLSLSHYKIKELPNDLFIELKLLRFLDISQTEIKRLPDSICVLYNLETLLLSSCAELEELPLQMEKLINLRHLDISNTSLLKMPLHLSKLKSLQVLVGAKFLLSSWRIEDLGDAQNLYGYLSVLELQNVVDRREAVKAKLREKNHVDKLSLEWSESSSADNSQTERDILDELRPHKNIKEVEITGYRGIIFPNWLADPLFLKLVKLSLSYCKDCYSLPALGELPFLKFLLIRGMHGITEVTEEFYGCLSSKKPFNCLETLVFADMPEWKQWHVLGSGEFATLEYLLIKNCPELSLETSIQLSSGEFATLDDAQVFRSQLEELDIHYCNSVTSFPFSILPTTLKRIDISGCRKLKLDPPVGEMSMFLEELTLRNCDCIDDISPEFLPTARTLNVSNCHNLTRFLIPTATESLIIWGCENVEILSVACGGTQMTSLTIHGCNKLKWLPERMQELLPSLKTLTLNNCPEIEFFPEGGLPFNLRLLHIRECEKLVNGRKEWHLQRLPCLRKLVISHDGSDEEIFGGENWELPSSIQSLRINNVKTLSSQHLNSLTSLQYLYIAGNLPQIQSMLEQGQFSHLTSLQSLQIRNFPNLQSLPESALPSSLSQLTIYNCPKLQSLPVKGMPSSLSRLHIDDCPLLTPLLEFDNGEYWPNIAQFPSIYIDDECM, via the coding sequence ATGGAGATTGGGTTAGAAGTTGGTGGTGCATTTCTCTCTTCAGCTTTGAATGTTCTCTTTGATAGGCTTGCTCCTCACGGTGATCTTCTCAACATGTTTCAGAAGCATAAGGATCATGTTCAGCTCTTACACAAGCTGGAGGACATTTTGCTTGGTCTTCAGATTGTGCTAAGTGATGCAGAGAATAAGCAAGCATCAAATCGACACGTGAGCCAGTGGTTCAATAAGCTTCAGAATGCTGTGGATGGCGCTGAAAACTTGATAGAACAAGTCAATTATGAAGCTTTGAGGCTTAAGGTGGAAGGCCAGCATCAAAATCTTGCAGAAACAAGCAACAAACAAGTAAGTGACCTCAACCTGTGCTTGACTGATGAATTTTTCCTTAACATAAAGGAGAAGTTGGAAGAAACCATTGAAACATTGGAGGTGTTGGAAAAGCAAATTGGTCGCCTTGGCTTAAAGGAGCATTTTGGTTCGACTAAACAAGAAACTAGAACACCTTCAACTTCTTTGGTTGATGATTCTGATATCTTTGGAAGGAAGAATGATATAGAGGATTTGATTGACCGTTTATTATCTGAAGATGCAAGTGAAAAAAAGCTGACTGTAGTTCCTATTGTTGGAATGGGCGGCCTGGGTAAGACAACACTTGCTAAAGCGGTTTACAATGATGAGAGAGTGCAGAAACATTTTGTTTTGAAAGCTTGGTTTTGTGTTTCTGAGGCATATGATGCTTTCAGAATAACAAAAGGGTTACTTCAAGAAATTGGCTCAACTGACTTGAAGGTTGATGACAATCTTAACCAGCTACAAGTCAAATTGAAGGAAAGATTAAAGGGAAAGAAGTTTCTTCTTGTTCTGGACGATGTGTGGAATGACAACTACAACGAGTGGGATGACTTGAGAAATGTTTTTGTACAAGGAGATATAGGAAGTAAGATCATTGTGACAACACGTAAAGAGAGTGTTGCCTTGATAATGGGAAATGAGCAAATTAGCATGGATAATTTGTCTACTGAAGCCTCTTGGTCTTTATTTAAAAGACATGCATTTGAAAACATGGATCCTATGGGACATCCGGAACTTGAAGAGGTCGGCAAACAAATTGCAGCTAAGTGCAAAGGACTGCCCTTAGCTCTGAAGACGCTCGCTGGCATGTTACGCTCCAAATCAGAGGTTGAAGAGTGGAAACGTATTTTGAGAAGTGAAATATGGGAGCTGCCACACAATGATGTATTACCAGCGTTGATGTTGAGCTACAATGATCTTCCTGCACATTTAAAGCGATGTTTTTCCTATTGTGCAATATTTCCTAAAGATTATCCATTTAGGAAAGAACAAGTCATTCATCTGTGGATTGCCAATGGTCTCGTACGTcaggaagatgaaataattcaagattcaGGCAACCAATACTTTCTCGAGTTGAGGTCAAGATCATTATTCGAAAGGGTCCCAAATCCTTCTGAAGGGAACATAGAGAATTTATTCTTAATGCATGACCTTGTAAATGATTTAGCCCAAATTGCATCTTCAAAACTTTGTATCAGGTTGGAAGAGAGCAAAGGATCTCATATGTTGGAAAAAAGTCGGCACTTATCTTATTCAATGGGATATGGTGACTTTGAGAAATTGACACCCCTCTACAAATTGGAGCAGCTGAGAACATTGCTTCCGACATGTATTAGTGTCAATGATTGTTATCACCCTCTAAGCAAGAGGGTGCTGCTTAACATACTGCCTAGACTAAGATCCTTGAGGGTACTATCATTGTCTCATTACAAGATTAAGGAGTTGCCAAATGACTTGTTTATCGAATTAAAGCTCCTGAGATTTTTGGATATTTCTCAGACAGAGATTAAAAGGTTGCCAGATTCCATTTGTGTGTTGTATAACTTAGAGACACTTCTCCTGTCATCTTGTGCTGAACTTGAGGAGCTACCGCTGCAGATGGAGAAGTTGATTAACTTGCGTCATCTTGACATAAGCAACACTTCTCTCTTGAAGATGCCGCTACATCTGAGCAAGTTGAAAAGCCTCCAAGTGCTAGTGGGAGCCAAGTTTCTTCTAAGTAGTTGGAGAATAGAAGATTTAGGTGACGCACAGAACTTGTATGGATATCTATCAGTTCTAGAGTTGCAAAATGTAGTTGATAGAAGGGAAGCTGTGAAGGCAAAGTTGAGGGAGAAAAATCATGTTGACAAGTTATCTTTGGAGTGGAGTGAAAGTAGTAGTGCCGACAATTCACAAACTGAAAGAGACATACTTGATGAGCTACGCCcacataaaaacataaaagaagtcGAAATCACTGGATATAGAGGGATAATATTTCCAAATTGGCTAGCTGATCCTTTGTTTCTTAAGCTGGTGAAATTGTCTCTTAGCTACTGCAAGGACTGTTATTCCTTGCCAGCACTAGGAGAACTGCCTTTTCTGAAATTCCTTTTGATTAGAGGGATGCATGGAATAACAGAGGTGACGGAAGAATTCTATGGTTGTTTGTCGTCCAAAAAGCCTTTTAACTGTCTTGAGACGCTTGTATTTGCAGATATGCCAGAGTGGAAGCAATGGCACGTACTAGGAAGTGGAGAGTTCGCTACACTTGAgtaccttttaattaaaaattgccCTGAACTCAGTTTGGAGACATCCATCCAACTTTCAAGTGGAGAGTTCGCTACACTTGATGATGCTCAAGTGTTTAGATCCCAACTTGAGGAATTAGATATACATTATTGTAACTCTGTTACCTCCTTTCCTTTTAGCATACTGCCCACTACCTTGAAGAGAATAGACATATCTGGTTGCCGGAAATTGAAATTGGATCCGCCAGTTGGTGAGATGAGTATGTTTCTCGAGGAATTGACACTGCGTAATTGTGATTGTATAGATGATATATCACCTGAGTTTCTCCCAACAGCACGCACGTTGAATGTATCTAATTGCCACAACCTTACTAGGTTTTTGATTCCTACTGCCACTGAAAGTCTCATTATTTGGGGATGTGAGAATGTTGAAATACTTTCGGTGGCATGTGGGGGGACCCAGATGACGTCACTGACTATTCATGGCTGTAATAAGCTGAAGTGGCTGCCAGAACGTATGCAGGAACTCCTTCCATCTCTTAAGACACTGACATTGAATAATTGTCCAGAAATAGAGTTCTTTCCTGAAGGAGGATTGCCCTTCAATTTACGACTCCTTCATATCAGGGAGTGTGAGAAATTGGTGAACGGCCGAAAGGAGTGGCATTTACAGAGACTCCCCTGTCTAAGAAAGTTAGTGATCTCTCATGATGGCAGTGACGAAGAGATTTTTGGTGGTGAGAATTGGGAGTTGCCTTCCTCTATTCAATCACTTAGAATAAACAATGTGAAAACATTAAGCAGCCAACATCTCAACAGCCTCACCTCTCTTCAATATCTATATATTGCGGGTAATTTACCTCAAATTCAGTCAATGCTGGAACAAGGCCAGTTTTCGCACCTCACTTCGCTTCAAAGTCTACAAATCAGGAATTTCCCTAATCTCCAATCACTTCCTGAATCAGCACtgccctcctccctctctcagcTGACCATCTATAATTGCCCTAAGCTCCAATCTCTTCCAGTAAAAGGGATGCCCTCTTCCCTCTCTAGACTACATATTGACGACTGTCCATTGCTCACACCACTACTAGAATTTGACAACGGGGAATACTGGCCAAATATTGCTCAATTTCCCAGCATATACATCGATGATGAATGCATGTGA
- the LOC125844253 gene encoding uncharacterized protein LOC125844253 isoform X1: protein MKSLPVFLMGCGGVGRQLLQHIVSCRSLHAKQGVHLRVVGVCDSKSLVVVADVLTAELDDSFLLEVCRVKSNGSSLQTLANSSVCQVFSGPEVIRKVIDIGLLGKSTGLAFVDCSASAETIGVLNQVVDFGCCVVLANKKPLTVQMEDYDKLVSQPRRLRHESTVGAGLPVIASLNRIISSGDPVYHIIGSLSGTLGYVMSEVEDGKPFSQVLNAAKSLGYTEPDPRDDLGGMDVARKALILARLLGRRLNLDNMKIESLYPEEMGPDVMPLEDFLVNGLPLLDQKIEDRIKQASANGNVLRYVCLIDDARCEVGIQEVPKDSALGRLRGSDNVVEIYSRCYEKQPLVIQGAGAGNDTTAAGVLADILDIQDLFP, encoded by the exons ATGAAGAGTTTACCGGTGTTTTTGATGGGTTGTGGAGGAGTTGGCCGTCAATTGCTTCAACATATTGTTTCTTGTCGATCTCTTCATGCCAAACAG GGGGTGCATTTGCGAGTTGTGGGTGTGTGTGATAGCAAATCTTTGGTGGTTGTTGCTGATGTTCTCACTGCAGAATTGGATGATTCATTTCTTCTTGAAGTTTGTCGTGTCAAATCCAATGGCTCTTCATTGCAGACTCTTGCAAATTCTA GTGTATGCCAAGTGTTTTCCGGTCCAGAAGTTATACGAAAAGTAATTGATATTGGACTTCTTGGCAAATCAACAG GTTTAGCATTTGTTGATTGTTCAGCTAGTGCTGAGACTATTGGAGTGCTAAACCAGGTTGTAGATTTTGGTTGTTGTGTGGTGCTAGCTAACAAGAAGCCTCTTACTGTGCAAATG GAGGATTATGATAAGTTGGTGTCACAGCCCCGTCGCCTTAGACATGAGTCAACT GTTGGTGCTGGCCTTCCTGTCATAGCATCCTTAAATCGCATAATTTCATCAGGAGACCCTGTCTACCATATTATTGGGAGTTTGAGTG GTACCTTGGGGTATGTAATGAGTGAGGTTGAGGATGGAAAACCATTCAGCCAAGTCCTTAATGCTGCTAAAAGCCTTGGTTACACTGAACCAG ATCCTCGGGATGATCTAGGTGGCATGGATGTAGCAAGAAAG GCTCTCATTCTTGCTCGGCTCCTTGGACGGCGTTTAAACCTAGATAATATGAAG ATTGAAAGCTTGTATCCTGAAGAAATGGGACCCGATGTGATGCCTCTGGAAGACTTTCTAGTGAATGGCCTTCCCTTACTTGATCAGAAAATTGAAGATAGGATTAAACAAGCTTCTGCAAATGGGAATGTTCTGCGTTATGTTTGCCTGATTGATGATGCGAG ATGTGAAGTTGGCATCCAAGAAGTTCCAAAAGATTCTGCATTGGGAAGATTAAGAGGAAGTGATAATGTG GTGGAGATATACAGCCGTTGTTATGAGAAACAACCTTTGGTTATCCAAGGTGCTGGAGCAGGAAATGATACCACAGCAGCTGGTGTCCTAGCTGATATCCTTGACATTCAAGATTTATTCCCTTAA
- the LOC125844253 gene encoding uncharacterized protein LOC125844253 isoform X2, with protein MKNLPVFLMGCGGVGRQLLQHIVSCRSLHAKQGVHLRVVGVCDSKSLVVVADVLTAELDDSFLLEVCRVKSNGSSLQTLANSSVCQVFSGPEVIRKVIDIGLLGKSTGLAFVDCSASAETIGVLNQVVDFGCCVVLANKKPLTVQMEDYDKLVSQPRRLRHESTVGAGLPVIASLNRIISSGDPVYHIIGSLSGTLGYVMSEVEDGKPFSQVLNAAKSLGYTEPDPRDDLGGMDVARKALILARLLGRRLNLDNMKIESLYPEEMGPDVMPLEDFLVNGLPLLDQKIEDRIKQASANGNVLRYVCLIDDARCEVGIQEVPKDSALGRLRGSDNVVEIYSRCYEKQPLVIQGAGAGNDTTAAGVLADILDIQDLFP; from the exons GGGGTGCATTTGCGAGTTGTGGGTGTGTGTGATAGCAAATCTTTGGTGGTTGTTGCTGATGTTCTCACTGCAGAATTGGATGATTCATTTCTTCTTGAAGTTTGTCGTGTCAAATCCAATGGCTCTTCATTGCAGACTCTTGCAAATTCTA GTGTATGCCAAGTGTTTTCCGGTCCAGAAGTTATACGAAAAGTAATTGATATTGGACTTCTTGGCAAATCAACAG GTTTAGCATTTGTTGATTGTTCAGCTAGTGCTGAGACTATTGGAGTGCTAAACCAGGTTGTAGATTTTGGTTGTTGTGTGGTGCTAGCTAACAAGAAGCCTCTTACTGTGCAAATG GAGGATTATGATAAGTTGGTGTCACAGCCCCGTCGCCTTAGACATGAGTCAACT GTTGGTGCTGGCCTTCCTGTCATAGCATCCTTAAATCGCATAATTTCATCAGGAGACCCTGTCTACCATATTATTGGGAGTTTGAGTG GTACCTTGGGGTATGTAATGAGTGAGGTTGAGGATGGAAAACCATTCAGCCAAGTCCTTAATGCTGCTAAAAGCCTTGGTTACACTGAACCAG ATCCTCGGGATGATCTAGGTGGCATGGATGTAGCAAGAAAG GCTCTCATTCTTGCTCGGCTCCTTGGACGGCGTTTAAACCTAGATAATATGAAG ATTGAAAGCTTGTATCCTGAAGAAATGGGACCCGATGTGATGCCTCTGGAAGACTTTCTAGTGAATGGCCTTCCCTTACTTGATCAGAAAATTGAAGATAGGATTAAACAAGCTTCTGCAAATGGGAATGTTCTGCGTTATGTTTGCCTGATTGATGATGCGAG ATGTGAAGTTGGCATCCAAGAAGTTCCAAAAGATTCTGCATTGGGAAGATTAAGAGGAAGTGATAATGTG GTGGAGATATACAGCCGTTGTTATGAGAAACAACCTTTGGTTATCCAAGGTGCTGGAGCAGGAAATGATACCACAGCAGCTGGTGTCCTAGCTGATATCCTTGACATTCAAGATTTATTCCCTTAA
- the LOC125844257 gene encoding putative disease resistance RPP13-like protein 1, which produces MEIGLAVGGAFLSSALNVLFDRLSPQGDLLNMFRKHKDHVRLLKKLKMTLSGLQIVLSDAENKQESNPSVRDWLNELRDAVDSAENLIEEVNYEALRLKVEGQHQNLAVTNNQQVSDLNLCLSDEFFLSIKAKLEDTIETLKDLQEQIGLLGLKDYFVSTKQETRRPSTSVDDESDIFGRQSEIEDLIDRLLSEDASGKKLTVVPIVGMGGLGKTTLAKAVYNDERVKNHFGLKAWYCVSEGYDALRITKGLLQEIVKFDSKDVHNNLNQLQVKLKESLKGNKFLIVLDDVWNDNYNEWDDLRNVFVPGDIGSKIIVTTRKESVALMMGNEQISMDNLSTEASWSLFKRHAFENMDPMGHPELEEVGKRIAAKCKGLPLALKTLAGMLRSKSEVEEWKRILRSEIWELRDNDILPALMLSYNDLPVYLKQCFSYCAIFPKDYPFRKEQVIHLWIANGIVPKDDEIIQDSGNQCFLELRSRSLFEKVPNPSKRNIEELFLMHDLVNDLAQIASSKLCIRLEESKGSDMLEKSRHLSYSMGEGGEFEKLTSLYNLEQLRTLLPICIRYYYYSLSKRVLHNILPRLRSLRVLSLSHYYIKELPNDLFIKLKLLRFLDLSQADIKKLPDSICVLYNLETLLLSSCAYLEELPLQMDKLINLRHLDISNTRLLKMPLHLSKLKSLLVLVGVKFLVGGWRMEDLGEVHNLYGSLSVVELQNVVDSREAVKAKMREKNHVDKLLLEWSESSSADNSQTERDILDELRPHKNIKELQIIGYRGTKFPNWLADPLFLKLVKLSIDNCKNCFSLPALGQLPCLKILLIRGMHGITEVTEEFYGSLSSKNPFNALEKLEFEDMSEWKQWHVLGSGEFPILEKLKIKNCPELSLERVPIQLSSLKSFEVIGSPTVGVVFEGMKQIEELYIGDCNSLAFFPFSILPTTLKRIRISRCQKLKLEAMSYCNMFLEYLTLEECDCIDDISPELFPKARKLWVQDCHNLTRFLIPTATESLSIWNGENVEILSVACGGAQMTSLTIHGCNKLKWLPERMQELLPSLKQLELINCPEIESFPEGGLPFNLQRLYINNCEKLVNGRKEWRLQRLPCLTELDISHDGSDEEIVGGENWELPSSIQTLYIENLKTLSSQHLKSLTSLQSLRIVGNLPQIQSMLEQGQFSHLTSLQSLQICNCPNLQSLPESALPSSLSQLIIYNCPKLQSLPVKGMPSSLSKLDISKCPLLSPLLEFDKGEYWPNIAQFPIIEIDDECM; this is translated from the coding sequence ATGGAGATTGGCTTAGCAGTTGGTGGTGCATTTCTCTCTTCAGCTTTGAATGTTCTCTTTGATAGGCTTTCTCCTCAGGGTGATCTTCTCAACATGTTTCGGAAGCATAAGGATCATGTTCGGCTCTTAAAGAAGCTGAAAATGACTTTGAGTGGTCTTCAGATTGTGCTAAGTGATGCAGAGAATAAGCAGGAATCAAATCCATCTGTGAGAGACTGGCTTAATGAGCTTCGAGATGCTGTGGACTCTGCTGAAAACTTAATCGAAGAAGTTAATTATGAAGCTTTGAGACTTAAGGTGGAAGGTCAGCATCAAAATCTTGCAGTAACAAACAACCAGCAAGTAAGTGACCTCAACCTGTGCTTGAGTGATGAATTTTTCCTTAGCATAAAGGCAAAGCTGGAAGACACTATTGAAACATTGAAGGATTTGCAAGAGCAAATTGGTCTCCTTGGCTTAAAGGACTATTTTGTTTCGACTAAACAAGAAACTAGAAGACCTTCAACTTCTGTGGATGATGAATCTGATATCTTTGGTAGGCAGAGCGAAATAGAGGATTTGATTGACCGTTTATTGTCTGAAGATGCAAGTGGGAAAAAGCTGACAGTAGTTCCTATTGTTGGAATGGGAGGCCTGGGTAAGACAACACTTGCTAAAGCCGTTTACAATGATGAGAGGGTGAAGAACCATTTTGGTTTGAAAGCTTGGTATTGTGTTTCTGAGGGATATGATGCTTTGAGAATAACGAAAGGGCTACTTCAAGAAATTGTAAAATTTGACTCAAAGGATGTCCACAACAATCTTAATCAGCTTCAAGTCAAATTGAAGGAAAGCTTGAAGGGAAACAAGTTCCTTATTGTTTTGGATGATGTGTGGAATGACAACTACAACGAGTGGGATGACTTGAGAAATGTTTTTGTACCAGGAGATATAGGAAGTAAGATCATTGTGACGACACGCAAAGAGAGTGTTGCCTTGATGATGGGAAATGAGCAAATTAGCATGGACAATTTGTCTACTGAAGCCTCTTGGTCTTTATTCAAAAGACATGCATTTGAAAACATGGATCCTATGGGACATCCAGAACTTGAAGAGGTCGGTAAACGAATTGCAGCTAAGTGCAAAGGACTGCCCTTAGCTCTGAAGACGCTCGCTGGCATGTTACGCTCCAAATCAGAGGTTGAAGAGTGGAAACGTATTTTGAGAAGTGAAATATGGGAGCTGCGAGACAATGACATATTACCAGCGTTGATGTTGAGCTACAATGATCTTCCTGTATATTTAAAGCAATGTTTTTCCTATTGTGCAATATTTCCTAAAGATTATCCATTTAGGAAAGAACAAGTTATTCATCTGTGGATTGCTAATGGTATCGTACCAAAGGACGATGAGATAATTCAAGATTCAGGCAACCAGTGCTTTCTCGAATTGAGATCAAGATCATTATTCGAAAAGGTCCCAAATCCTTCTAAAAGGAACATAGAGGAATTATTCTTAATGCATGACCTTGTCAATGATTTAGCCCAAATTGCTTCTTCAAAACTTTGTATCAGGTTGGAAGAGAGCAAAGGATCTGATATGTTGGAAAAAAGTCGGCACTTATCTTATTCAATGGGAGAAGGTGGTGAGTTTGAGAAATTGACATCCCTCTACAATTTGGAACAGCTGAGGACATTGCTTCCGATATGTATTCGCTACTATTATTACTCTCTAAGCAAGAGGGTGTTGCATAACATACTGCCAAGACTAAGATCCTTGAGGGTACTATCATTGTCTCATTATTATATTAAGGAGTTGCCAAATGACttgtttatcaaattaaagctcCTGAGATTTTTGGACCTTTCTCAGGCAGATATTAAAAAGCTGCCCGATTCCATTTGTGTGTTGTATAACTTAGAAACACTTCTCCTGTCATCTTGTGCTTATCTTGAGGAGCTACCACTGCAGATGGATAAGTTGATTAACTTGCGTCATCTTGACATAAGCAACACTCGTCTCTTGAAGATGCCGCTACATCTGAGCAAGTTGAAAAGCCTCCTAGTGTTAGTGGGAGTGAAGTTTCTTGTAGGTGGTTGGAGAATGGAAGATTTGGGTGAAGTACATAACTTGTACGGATCTCTATCAGTTGTAGAGTTGCAAAATGTGGTTGATAGTAGGGAAGCGGTGAAGGCAAAGATGAGGGAGAAGAATCATGTTGACAAGTTATTGTTGGAGTGGAGTGAAAGTAGTAGTGCCGACAATTCACAAACTGAAAGAGACATTCTTGATGAGCTACGCCctcataaaaacataaaagaactcCAAATCATCGGATATAGAGggacaaaatttccaaattggCTAGCTGATCCTTTGTTTCTTAAGCTGGTGAAATTGTCTATTGATAACTGCAAGAACTGTTTTTCCTTGCCAGCACTAGGACAGCTTCCTTGTTTGAAAATCCTTTTGATTAGAGGGATGCATGGAATAACAGAGGTGACAGAAGAATTCTATGGCAGTTTGTCCTCCAAAAATCCTTTTAACGCTCTTGAGAAGCTTGAATTTGAAGATATGTCGGAGTGGAAGCAATGGCACGTACTAGGAAGTGGAGAGTTCCCTATACTTGAGAagcttaaaattaaaaattgcccTGAACTCAGTTTGGAGAGAGTACCCATCCAACTTTCAAGTTTAAAAAGTTTTGAAGTAATTGGTTCTCCCACGGTTGGAGTTGTTTTTGAGGGAATGAAGCAGATTGAGGAATTATATATTGGTGATTGTAACTCTCTTGCCTTCTTTCCTTTTAGCATACTGCCCACTACCTTGAAGAGAATAAGGATATCTCGTTGCCAGAAATTGAAATTGGAAGCGATGAGTTATTGTAACATGTTTCTGGAGTATTTGACACTGGAAGAATGTGATTGTATAGATGATATATCACCTGAGTTGTTCCCAAAAGCACGCAAATTGTGGGTACAAGATTGCCACAACCTTACTAGGTTTTTGATTCCTACTGCCACTGAAAGTCTCTCTATTTGGAATGGTGAGAATGTTGAAATACTTTCGGTGGCATGTGGGGGGGCCCAGATGACGTCACTGACTATTCATGGCTGTAATAAGCTGAAGTGGCTGCCAGAACGTATGCAGGAACTCCTTCCATCTCTTAAGCAACTGGAACTGATTAATTGTCCAGAAATAGAGTCCTTTCCTGAAGGAGGATTGCCCTTCAATTTACAACGACTTTATATCAACAATTGCGAGAAACTGGTGAATGGCCGAAAGGAGTGGCGTTTACAGAGACTCCCCTGTCTCACTGAGTTAGACATATCTCATGATGGCAGTGACGAAGAGATTGTTGGTGGTGAGAATTGGGAGTTGCCTTCCTCTATTCAAACACTTTATATAGAGAATCTGAAAACATTAAGCAGCCAACATCTCAAAAGCCTCACCTCTCTTCAATCTCTACGTATTGTGGGTAATTTACCTCAAATTCAGTCAATGCTGGAACAAGGCCAGTTTTCGCACCTCACTTCGCTTCAAAGTCTACAAATCTGTAATTGCCCTAATCTCCAATCACTTCCTGAATCAGCACtgccctcctccctctctcagcTGATCATCTATAATTGCCCTAAGCTCCAATCTCTTCCAGTAAAAGGGATGCCCTCTTCCCTCTCTAAACTAGATATTTCCAAATGCCCATTGCTCTCACCACTACTAGAATTTGACAAGGGGGAATACTGGCCAAATATTGCTCAATTTCCCATCATAGAGATCGATGATGAATGCATGTGA